ACCACTCTCGCCAAGAAGCGAAGAGCCGAAGCTGTCATCCCCCTGCTCCTCGAAGACCACGTGATGCCGCTGATACGGCTTACCGTCGGCGGTGCGCGTCGTCTCGGCGTTCGCCATATTCGAGGCCACCACTTCCGCTCGCACCCGCTCCGCCTTCAAGGCCGACGCACTGATGTCCATCACTCCAAACAGGTTCATTACAGATTCCTCATACGATTACTTGGCATCGGCGTGGATAGCCGACATGATGCCGCTGAACTGATGTTTGAGCAGCTCCACTCCTGCACGAAACTGCAACTGCGCCTTGGCCAGTTGCAGGCTCTCGCGATCGAGCGAGACCGTGTTGCCGTCGGGCCGCGCGACGAGCCCATCGACGTCGCTGACCTTTGGTTGGCCCGAGCCTCCGTGCAGCGCCTCGCTCAGCTCCTGCTCGAAGTCGAAACCCTGCGTCTTATAGCCGGGCGTATCCACGTTGGCCATGTTGGCCGCCGTCAGCTTCAATTGGTCGGCTGTGAGATCGAGATATTTGGTCAACTCATCGCTGGTTGCGGTCGTCACCTGCATGGCTTGCCTCCGCCTGTGATGAAGCATGTGAAAGGCCACACCAGATGCCTGCCAGATAAGAGTCTGCTAAGCGAGAGCAGACCAAGAAATTCACGTTAGAAAAAAAACGGCCACCCGGTGGCCTGGACCGAGTGGCCAAAGAGAACTTATAGAGAACCTAGACGATGGATCTGCGGTGGATGCGGATATCTTCCGCAGAAATCACGGGCTGATCACCCGCAAGGATGGAGCCGCGCTCAAGAACGTGCATCAGCTCACGCACGTTCCCGGGCCAGTCATGCTGCTCCAGCCGTGCAAACGCCGCAGGGGCGATGCGCTTGCGCGGCATCTCTCGGCCCATCTGTTCAAGGAAGAACTCCACCAATAGCCGAAGGTCATCCATGCGCTCCCGCAGCGGAGGAACAGCAACGGGAAAGACCGCCAGGCGATGATAGAGATCGAGCCGAAAGCTCCTCTCCGCGGCTCTCTGTTCCAGCGGCTGATGAGTCGCCGCGACCACGCGTACATCGACCCGAACAGTCTCGTTGTCCCCTACTCGCTGCAACTCGCCGCACTCGAGAAACCGCAACATCTTGGCCTGCAACGCGAGCGGCATCTCGCCGATCTCATCAAGAAAGAGCGTGCCTCCATTCGCCGCCTCAATGCGTCCGGTGCGCGATTGGACCGCACCGGTAAAAGCCCCGCGCGTATGCCCAAAGAGCTCGGCCTCAAGCAGCGCCTCTGGAATCGCCGCGCAGTTGAGCACAGCAAAGGGCTTCGACGCACGGTTGCTAAGACGATGCACGGAGCGCGCGACGATCTCCTTGCCCGTGCCTGTCTCGCCTTCGATAAGCACAGTGGCCAAACGCGGAGCCACCAGCCGGATCATCCGCGCCAGCTCGCGCATGGAGGCGCTCTCTCCAACCATCTCTGGAATGGACGGAGCAGACGCAGTAGCCCCGTCAAAGAAGATGGGCGCAATAGGAACCGAAATAGTCTCGGAAACCGTGACCATAGGCGGAGGAGCAGGTGCCGAGACCAACACGGGCCCACCATCCGCAGCCTCACGCAGAGCATGCAGCAGCTCGTTGCGCCGTGGACTTTTCGCGCCACCAGGCTCAATGCGGCCATCCACGCGCAGGATATCCATCGCGGGATAGAGCAGCCGCAGCTGCGACTCCAGCTCTGAGGCCTCAAGGTCGGGCAGCCAGCTATCTATCAGCAGAGCCTCGGCGCGAAGACTCTCAATCTGCATCATCGCCTCCGCGCCGCCGCTCGCCTCACGCACCGTCCAGCGCAGCCCACTCAGGCTCTTTCTCAGGCGCTGGCGCAGGTCTGCATCCGCACTTGCCAGCACCACCGAACGCGCGGCGACGATCCCCGCATCCATATCGCGCAACGGCATGGAAGAGGTCATAGCCCCTCACTTTCCCGAGCCGTGCG
This is a stretch of genomic DNA from Granulicella sp. WH15. It encodes these proteins:
- a CDS encoding flagellar basal body protein yields the protein MQVTTATSDELTKYLDLTADQLKLTAANMANVDTPGYKTQGFDFEQELSEALHGGSGQPKVSDVDGLVARPDGNTVSLDRESLQLAKAQLQFRAGVELLKHQFSGIMSAIHADAK
- a CDS encoding sigma-54 dependent transcriptional regulator, which encodes MTSSMPLRDMDAGIVAARSVVLASADADLRQRLRKSLSGLRWTVREASGGAEAMMQIESLRAEALLIDSWLPDLEASELESQLRLLYPAMDILRVDGRIEPGGAKSPRRNELLHALREAADGGPVLVSAPAPPPMVTVSETISVPIAPIFFDGATASAPSIPEMVGESASMRELARMIRLVAPRLATVLIEGETGTGKEIVARSVHRLSNRASKPFAVLNCAAIPEALLEAELFGHTRGAFTGAVQSRTGRIEAANGGTLFLDEIGEMPLALQAKMLRFLECGELQRVGDNETVRVDVRVVAATHQPLEQRAAERSFRLDLYHRLAVFPVAVPPLRERMDDLRLLVEFFLEQMGREMPRKRIAPAAFARLEQHDWPGNVRELMHVLERGSILAGDQPVISAEDIRIHRRSIV